A genomic stretch from Candidatus Hydrogenedentota bacterium includes:
- the asnB gene encoding asparagine synthase (glutamine-hydrolyzing) — MCGICGMAYSDRSRAPEVARVAAMNAALSHRGPDDSGLWADDSVALAMRRLGIIDLARGRQPFLSDNGQLALVYNGEVYNFRELRRELEERGHTFRTLCDTEVVLHAYEEFGDDALNRLNGMFAFALYDRTRQRLLVARDHIGIKPLFYSYRNGRLLFASELDALLQSGLIDGTMNPAALDAYFTYLYIPAPDTILRDVQQLPPGHKLVLERGNIRVESYWEPELDLDPTWSLESSAERYTELLLECVRNQCVSDVPLGAFLSGGVDSSAVVAAMCATGGARVQTFSIGFDDAHANELRFARLVAEHFGTDHVEEIMKPDAVEIAATLIRHFGQPFADSSAVPTWLVSRLARRHVTVALSGDGGDELFAGYTWLHMARNVHRYRQVPAPVRRTVDAALGFVPSSPMAMKVRRFSRDSFLAPLEAYRRRQTCFDATQRARLFQPDVADRVAACGVDRFREHADRASSLDYDNWMLRQDFVMYLPDDILTKVDRMSMAVSLEARVPLLDLRMVAFANSLPLPLKLDGGISKRVAKKALSNFLPADVLKQRKRGFAVPIQRWFREELRSHFQDCALSSESRLRGYLAPDAVKGLFDAHVARQDDLGHHLWAVLMFEHWLRYAESIPGFSPALP; from the coding sequence ATGTGCGGAATCTGCGGTATGGCGTACAGCGATCGATCCAGGGCTCCGGAAGTGGCGAGGGTAGCGGCCATGAACGCGGCCTTGAGCCATCGCGGCCCCGATGACTCGGGCTTGTGGGCCGACGATAGCGTCGCGCTGGCCATGCGCAGGCTCGGCATCATCGACTTGGCGCGAGGCCGCCAGCCTTTCCTGAGCGATAACGGCCAATTGGCGCTGGTCTATAACGGAGAAGTCTACAACTTCCGCGAATTGCGCCGGGAATTAGAGGAGCGTGGTCACACGTTCCGCACTCTATGCGACACCGAAGTCGTGTTGCACGCCTACGAGGAATTCGGCGACGACGCGTTGAATCGTCTGAACGGCATGTTTGCGTTTGCCTTGTATGACAGGACCAGGCAGCGTCTGCTTGTTGCACGAGATCATATCGGGATCAAACCGCTTTTCTACTCGTATCGCAACGGACGTCTGCTGTTTGCATCCGAGTTGGATGCCTTGCTGCAATCCGGGCTTATCGACGGGACCATGAATCCCGCAGCTTTGGACGCCTACTTCACCTACCTGTACATCCCCGCGCCCGACACCATTCTGCGCGACGTACAGCAACTGCCTCCCGGGCATAAGCTCGTGCTGGAGCGCGGCAACATACGCGTCGAATCCTATTGGGAACCGGAACTGGACCTCGACCCTACGTGGTCCCTCGAATCCTCCGCCGAACGGTACACGGAATTGCTCCTCGAGTGTGTGCGCAACCAGTGCGTGAGCGATGTGCCCCTGGGCGCGTTTCTGAGCGGCGGCGTGGATTCGTCGGCGGTTGTGGCGGCGATGTGCGCCACCGGCGGCGCGCGCGTACAGACGTTCTCGATTGGGTTCGACGACGCCCATGCCAACGAATTGCGGTTTGCGCGCCTTGTTGCGGAACATTTCGGCACCGATCATGTCGAAGAGATCATGAAGCCCGATGCGGTGGAAATCGCCGCGACCCTCATCCGACATTTTGGACAGCCCTTCGCCGACTCGTCCGCCGTGCCCACGTGGCTGGTGTCGCGTCTCGCGCGGCGTCACGTAACCGTTGCGTTGTCGGGTGACGGCGGAGACGAACTGTTCGCGGGCTACACGTGGCTGCACATGGCGCGCAATGTGCATCGATACCGGCAAGTCCCCGCACCCGTGCGAAGAACCGTCGACGCGGCCCTCGGCTTCGTTCCGAGTTCGCCCATGGCAATGAAGGTTCGCCGGTTCAGCCGCGATTCGTTCTTGGCGCCGCTTGAAGCGTACCGCCGCAGGCAAACGTGTTTCGACGCAACCCAACGCGCCCGCTTGTTCCAGCCAGATGTGGCGGACCGTGTCGCCGCGTGCGGCGTTGACCGCTTTCGGGAGCACGCCGACCGCGCATCGAGTCTCGACTACGACAACTGGATGCTGCGGCAGGATTTTGTGATGTACCTGCCCGACGACATCCTGACCAAGGTGGATCGCATGAGCATGGCGGTGTCGCTGGAGGCGCGCGTTCCCTTGCTCGACCTGCGGATGGTCGCGTTCGCGAACAGCTTGCCCTTGCCCCTGAAACTCGACGGCGGTATATCGAAGCGCGTCGCGAAGAAAGCCCTCAGCAACTTTCTTCCGGCCGACGTCTTGAAGCAGCGCAAGCGTGGATTTGCGGTTCCGATTCAACGTTGGTTCCGCGAAGAACTGCGCTCCCACTTCCAGGATTGCGCGCTGTCATCCGAGTCGCGATTGCGCGGCTACCTCGCGCCGGATGCGGTGAAAGGACTCTTCGACGCGCATGTGGCGCGCCAGGATGACCTTGGTCATCATCTGTGGGCGGTGCTCATGTTCGAGCATTGGTTACGGTACGCGGAGTCTATTCCGGGTTTCTCGCCCGCGTTGCCGTGA